One window from the genome of uncultured Tateyamaria sp. encodes:
- a CDS encoding biotin--[acetyl-CoA-carboxylase] ligase produces MSAWPSGYGRRVLASVDSTLSEAARIAPELAGPEWILAREQTAARGRRGRAWSMPPGNFAATLVLPVQESPGQAALRSFVISLALHDAFVAATGRADAFALKWPNDVLLQGGKVAGILLESVGAGAKLTHLAIGVGVNLAAAPGAAEVEVGAVAPVALTSALGTVIAPEAFLTLLAAAYARYEDQFRTYGFAPIRTAWMAHAAKLGEVITARTTRDAHVGTFVDVDADGQLVLETAKGRVTIPAGDVYF; encoded by the coding sequence ATGAGCGCTTGGCCATCAGGCTATGGGCGGCGCGTTTTGGCTTCTGTGGACTCGACGCTGAGTGAAGCGGCGCGGATTGCGCCTGAACTGGCGGGTCCTGAATGGATCTTGGCGCGGGAGCAGACGGCGGCGCGGGGACGTCGCGGGCGCGCGTGGTCCATGCCGCCGGGGAATTTCGCAGCGACGCTTGTGCTGCCAGTGCAGGAGTCACCGGGGCAGGCGGCGTTGCGGTCTTTTGTGATCTCGCTGGCCTTGCACGATGCCTTTGTGGCTGCCACCGGGCGCGCGGATGCCTTTGCGTTGAAATGGCCCAATGACGTTTTGCTGCAGGGCGGCAAGGTGGCGGGTATCCTGCTTGAGAGTGTTGGGGCGGGGGCGAAGTTGACGCATCTTGCCATTGGCGTCGGTGTGAACCTTGCGGCGGCACCGGGTGCGGCCGAGGTCGAGGTGGGGGCGGTTGCGCCTGTTGCGCTGACGAGCGCGCTGGGAACTGTCATTGCGCCCGAGGCGTTTCTAACACTGCTGGCGGCTGCCTATGCGCGGTACGAGGATCAGTTTCGCACCTATGGCTTTGCCCCTATCCGCACCGCTTGGATGGCACATGCCGCGAAACTGGGCGAGGTGATCACCGCCCGCACCACACGCGACGCCCATGTTGGAACCTTTGTGGACGTGGACGCGGACGGCCAACTTGTTCTAGAGACGGCCAAGGGCCGGGTCACCATCCCGGCGGGCGATGTTTACTTCTGA
- the nuoN gene encoding NADH-quinone oxidoreductase subunit NuoN: MSADLTIILPEILLSVFAMLGLIGAVYTSKDDLASPLLWATAAVFLAVAAWIGFTGEGTNVAFGGMFVDDGFSRFAKVTILVSAAAVLLMSEGYMSQRGLLRFEYPMLVALAAVGMMTMVSAGDLMALYMGLELQSLALYVVASLRRDSVKSTEAGLKYFVLGALSSGLLLYGASLVYGYAGTTLFSGIVQVAEEGVSLGLLFGLVFLMAGFAFKVSAVPFHMWTPDVYEGSPTPVTAFFATAPKVAAMALFARVMHDAFGGAVADWQQIMALLSVLSMFLGAFAAIGQTNIKRLMAFSSIAHMGYALMGLAAGTVLGVQAMLVYMAIYVTMNVGTFAFILMMEKDGQPVVEIDSLKMYSKREPGKALAMLVLLFSLAGVPPMLGFFGKLYVLRAAYEGGLAWLAIAGVIASVIGAYYYLRIVFYMYFGDADEERLNGGKSPILWAMLMGSAAVMVLGIINMFGVEGAAAAAALTLVN; this comes from the coding sequence ATGTCTGCTGATCTGACCATCATCCTGCCCGAGATCCTGCTGAGCGTCTTTGCCATGCTGGGCCTGATCGGCGCGGTCTACACGTCCAAGGACGATCTGGCCTCGCCGCTGCTGTGGGCGACCGCTGCCGTGTTCCTTGCGGTTGCCGCGTGGATCGGCTTCACGGGCGAGGGGACGAATGTCGCCTTCGGCGGCATGTTTGTGGATGACGGCTTTTCGCGCTTTGCCAAGGTGACGATCCTTGTGTCGGCTGCCGCCGTCCTGTTGATGAGCGAAGGGTACATGTCGCAGCGCGGATTGCTGCGGTTCGAATATCCAATGCTGGTGGCGCTGGCGGCCGTGGGCATGATGACCATGGTGTCGGCAGGTGACCTGATGGCGCTTTACATGGGCCTCGAACTGCAATCGCTGGCTTTGTACGTGGTTGCGTCGCTGCGCCGGGATTCGGTGAAATCGACCGAAGCGGGTTTGAAGTATTTCGTACTGGGCGCTTTGTCGTCGGGTCTGCTGCTCTATGGTGCGTCGCTGGTCTATGGGTATGCCGGGACCACGCTGTTCTCTGGCATCGTGCAGGTCGCGGAAGAGGGCGTGTCGCTGGGCCTGCTCTTTGGCCTTGTCTTCCTGATGGCGGGCTTTGCCTTCAAGGTTTCTGCCGTGCCGTTCCACATGTGGACACCCGACGTCTACGAAGGTTCGCCCACGCCGGTCACCGCCTTCTTTGCGACGGCGCCAAAGGTCGCGGCCATGGCGCTGTTTGCCCGCGTCATGCACGACGCCTTTGGCGGTGCGGTTGCCGATTGGCAGCAGATCATGGCGCTGCTGTCGGTCCTGTCGATGTTCCTGGGCGCGTTTGCCGCTATCGGACAGACCAACATCAAGCGTCTGATGGCCTTCTCGTCGATTGCTCATATGGGCTATGCCCTGATGGGGCTGGCTGCTGGGACCGTTTTGGGTGTGCAGGCAATGCTGGTCTATATGGCCATCTACGTGACAATGAACGTGGGCACCTTCGCCTTCATCCTGATGATGGAGAAGGATGGCCAGCCTGTGGTCGAGATTGACTCGCTCAAGATGTATTCCAAGCGAGAGCCCGGCAAGGCACTTGCGATGCTGGTGCTGCTGTTCAGCCTGGCTGGCGTGCCGCCGATGCTCGGCTTCTTTGGCAAGCTGTACGTGCTGCGTGCCGCGTATGAAGGTGGGCTGGCTTGGTTGGCCATCGCAGGCGTGATCGCGTCGGTGATCGGTGCCTACTATTACCTGCGCATCGTTTTCTACATGTATTTCGGTGACGCGGACGAGGAACGCCTGAACGGCGGCAAGTCCCCGATCCTGTGGGCCATGCTCATGGGGTCGGCAGCCGTGATGGTGCTTGGCATCATCAACATGTTTGGTGTCGAAGGGGCTGCGGCGGCGGCTGCGCTCACTTTGGTGAACTAG
- a CDS encoding NADH-quinone oxidoreductase subunit M encodes MDNILSITTFLPAIAALILAVFLRGEDEAAQRNAKWAAMAATVITFIASLFILFDFDRNDTGFQFVEEGTWIMGLTYKMGVDGISVLFVMLTTFMMPLVIAASWSVTTRVKEYMIAFLLLETLMLGVFMALDLVLFYLFFEAGLIPMFLIIGIWGGANRIYASFKFFLYTFLGSVLMLVAMVGMYADAGTTDIEMLLNHQFGSETFSLLGIQIVGGMQTLLFLAFFASFAVKMPMWPVHTWLPDAHVQAPTAGSVVLAAILLKLGGYGFIRFSIGMFPVGSDVMAPLVLWMSAIAIVYTSLVALVQEDMKKLIAYSSVAHMGFVTMGIFAANQQGLDGAIFQMLSHGFISGALFLCVGVIYDRMHTREIDAYGGLVNKMPAYALIFMLFTMANVGLPGTSGFVGEFLTLMAVFQVNTWVAAVATTGVIFSAAYALWLYRRVVMGDLIKESLKSITDMSRREKAIFAPLVVMTLLLGVYPALILDIIGPSVAALVSNYDTALAAAEAATQVASK; translated from the coding sequence ATGGACAATATCCTCTCCATCACCACCTTCCTGCCCGCTATTGCCGCGTTGATTTTGGCCGTGTTCCTGCGGGGCGAGGACGAGGCGGCGCAGCGCAATGCCAAGTGGGCGGCGATGGCCGCGACGGTGATCACGTTCATTGCGTCGCTGTTCATCCTGTTCGACTTTGATCGCAACGACACCGGCTTCCAATTCGTGGAAGAAGGCACGTGGATCATGGGCCTCACCTACAAGATGGGGGTCGATGGCATCAGTGTTCTGTTCGTGATGCTGACGACCTTCATGATGCCGCTGGTGATTGCCGCGTCGTGGTCCGTGACGACCCGCGTCAAGGAGTACATGATCGCCTTCCTTCTGCTTGAGACGCTCATGCTGGGTGTGTTCATGGCGCTGGATCTGGTGCTGTTCTACCTGTTCTTCGAGGCCGGGTTGATCCCGATGTTCCTGATCATCGGCATCTGGGGCGGGGCGAACCGGATCTACGCGAGCTTCAAGTTCTTCCTTTACACCTTCCTGGGTTCGGTGCTGATGCTGGTGGCGATGGTGGGCATGTATGCGGATGCAGGCACCACCGATATCGAGATGCTGCTGAACCACCAGTTCGGGTCCGAGACGTTCAGCCTGTTAGGCATTCAGATCGTGGGCGGCATGCAGACGCTGCTGTTCCTGGCCTTCTTTGCCAGCTTTGCGGTCAAGATGCCGATGTGGCCGGTGCACACCTGGTTGCCCGATGCGCACGTGCAGGCGCCGACTGCCGGATCCGTGGTGCTGGCGGCGATCCTGTTGAAGCTGGGCGGTTACGGTTTCATCCGCTTTTCCATCGGCATGTTCCCGGTCGGGTCCGATGTGATGGCGCCGCTGGTCCTGTGGATGTCGGCGATTGCGATTGTCTACACCAGCCTCGTGGCGCTGGTGCAGGAGGACATGAAGAAGCTGATTGCCTATTCGTCCGTCGCGCACATGGGCTTTGTGACCATGGGCATCTTTGCGGCGAACCAGCAGGGGTTGGACGGGGCCATCTTCCAGATGCTGTCGCATGGTTTCATCTCTGGCGCGCTGTTCCTGTGCGTGGGCGTCATCTATGACCGGATGCACACGCGCGAGATTGATGCCTATGGCGGGCTGGTGAACAAGATGCCCGCCTATGCGCTGATCTTCATGCTGTTCACCATGGCCAATGTGGGCCTGCCGGGCACGTCCGGCTTCGTGGGCGAGTTCCTGACGCTGATGGCGGTGTTCCAGGTGAACACATGGGTCGCGGCAGTGGCGACGACCGGCGTGATCTTCTCGGCCGCCTATGCGCTGTGGTTGTACCGCCGCGTCGTCATGGGCGACCTGATCAAGGAAAGCCTGAAGTCGATCACGGATATGAGCCGCCGGGAAAAGGCGATCTTTGCCCCGCTGGTCGTGATGACCCTGCTGCTGGGGGTGTACCCGGCGCTGATCCTTGACATCATCGGGCCGTCCGTGGCGGCACTGGTAAGCAATTACGATACGGCGCTCGCCGCGGCCGAGGCCGCGACGCAAGTGGCGTCGAAATAA
- the nuoL gene encoding NADH-quinone oxidoreductase subunit L encodes METIILFAPLVGALLCGFGWRMFGEAAACWIATGLLFLSAILSWIVFLTFDGTTEQIQILRFIESGSLSTDWSIRLDRLTAIMLIVITTVSSLVHLYSFGYMDHDPQWKEGESYKPRFFAYLSFFTFAMLMLVTADNLVQMFFGWEGVGVASYLLIGFYYRKPSANAAAIKAFVVNRVGDFGFALGIFALFFLTDSIRFDDIFAAAPDLAQTQLTFLWGEWNAANLIAFLLFIGAMGKSAQLILHTWLPDAMEGPTPVSALIHAATMVTAGVFLVCRMSPLMEFAPEAMAFVTVLGAMTAFFAATVGLVQTDIKRVIAYSTCSQLGYMFVAAGVGVYSVAMFHLFTHAFFKAMLFLGAGSVIHAMHHEQDMMNYGGLRKKIPYTFWAMMIGTLAITGVGIPLTGWIGFAGFASKDAVIESAYVGSTFAFWALVIAALFTSFYSWRLMFLTFYGTPRGDKHTHEHAHESPMVMLIPLGVLSLGAIFAGAIWYSSFFGKPNEVIKFFGGEYAAPAEDIKTAVAERSPKASELKYVMESAPGEAGIYMAPENTVLHEAHYVPTWVKLSPFVSMLLGFIVAFWFYIMNPALPGRLAENQRPLYLFLKNKWYFDELYDFVFVQPALWVGKKLWKKGDGNVIDGTINGVSMGIVPFITRLAGRAQSGYIFTYAFAMVIGIAVLITWMTLSGGAN; translated from the coding sequence CGAGGCGGCGGCCTGCTGGATCGCGACGGGCCTGTTGTTCCTAAGCGCCATCCTGTCGTGGATCGTGTTCCTGACCTTTGACGGCACGACGGAGCAGATCCAGATCCTGCGCTTTATTGAAAGCGGCAGCCTCAGCACAGATTGGTCCATCCGGCTGGACCGGCTGACGGCCATCATGCTGATCGTGATCACCACCGTGTCGAGCCTCGTCCACCTCTACAGCTTTGGCTACATGGACCACGATCCGCAGTGGAAAGAGGGCGAAAGCTACAAACCGCGCTTCTTTGCCTACCTGTCCTTTTTCACCTTCGCGATGTTGATGCTGGTGACGGCAGACAACCTGGTGCAGATGTTCTTTGGCTGGGAAGGTGTGGGCGTCGCGTCTTACCTGCTGATCGGGTTCTACTACCGCAAGCCAAGCGCCAATGCCGCCGCCATCAAGGCCTTTGTGGTCAACCGTGTGGGCGACTTCGGCTTTGCGCTTGGTATCTTTGCGCTGTTCTTCCTGACGGACTCGATCAGGTTCGACGATATCTTTGCTGCCGCGCCGGACCTGGCGCAAACGCAGCTGACCTTCTTGTGGGGCGAATGGAACGCCGCCAACTTGATTGCCTTCCTGCTGTTCATCGGTGCGATGGGCAAGTCGGCGCAGTTGATCCTGCACACGTGGCTGCCGGACGCGATGGAAGGTCCGACGCCCGTGTCGGCGCTGATCCATGCCGCGACCATGGTGACGGCGGGTGTGTTTCTGGTCTGCCGCATGTCGCCGCTGATGGAGTTCGCGCCCGAAGCGATGGCCTTTGTTACCGTGCTGGGCGCGATGACCGCGTTTTTTGCGGCGACCGTCGGCTTGGTTCAAACCGACATCAAGCGCGTCATTGCCTATTCGACCTGCTCGCAGCTTGGCTACATGTTCGTGGCGGCGGGTGTGGGGGTCTATTCGGTCGCGATGTTCCACCTGTTCACGCACGCGTTCTTCAAGGCGATGCTGTTCCTTGGGGCCGGGTCGGTGATCCACGCGATGCACCACGAGCAGGACATGATGAACTATGGGGGCCTGCGCAAGAAGATCCCCTACACCTTCTGGGCGATGATGATTGGCACGTTGGCCATCACCGGTGTGGGCATTCCGCTGACGGGCTGGATCGGCTTTGCCGGGTTCGCGTCCAAGGATGCGGTGATCGAAAGCGCCTATGTCGGGTCCACCTTTGCCTTCTGGGCGCTGGTGATCGCAGCGCTGTTCACGTCCTTCTATTCCTGGCGTCTGATGTTCCTGACCTTCTACGGCACGCCGCGCGGGGACAAACACACGCACGAGCATGCGCATGAAAGCCCGATGGTCATGCTGATCCCGCTGGGTGTGCTGAGCTTGGGTGCGATCTTTGCCGGGGCGATCTGGTATTCGTCTTTCTTTGGCAAGCCGAACGAGGTGATCAAGTTCTTCGGCGGTGAGTACGCGGCACCTGCGGAAGACATTAAGACCGCTGTGGCCGAACGCAGCCCGAAGGCGTCCGAGCTGAAGTACGTGATGGAAAGCGCACCAGGTGAGGCGGGGATCTACATGGCCCCCGAGAACACCGTGCTGCACGAGGCGCATTATGTGCCGACTTGGGTCAAGCTGTCGCCGTTTGTGTCGATGCTGCTGGGCTTTATCGTGGCCTTCTGGTTCTACATCATGAATCCCGCGCTGCCCGGTCGGTTGGCCGAGAACCAGCGCCCGCTGTATCTGTTCCTCAAGAACAAGTGGTACTTCGACGAACTCTATGACTTTGTCTTCGTGCAGCCCGCCCTGTGGGTTGGCAAGAAGCTGTGGAAGAAGGGTGACGGCAACGTCATTGACGGCACGATCAACGGTGTGTCCATGGGCATTGTGCCCTTCATCACCCGCCTCGCGGGCCGCGCGCAGTCCGGCTATATCTTTACCTATGCCTTTGCCATGGTGATCGGGATCGCGGTTCTGATCACATGGATGACGCTGAGCGGGGGCGCCAACTGA